A single window of Chitinophaga sp. XS-30 DNA harbors:
- a CDS encoding sterol desaturase family protein has protein sequence MEKAADIIAHLFGVSAIRYFLLAGIPFLLCYLLFFRKLTRFKIQERLAGKKDYIREIWHSMQTTLVLSLIGFAVLFTPLRSYTQVYRDINAFPLWYIPVSVVLALVIHDTYFYWMHRTLHHPALFKRTHLLHHRSTNPSPWASYSFHLLEAVAEGFVLVIIAMVIPIHGIAVMWFTTVAFLINVYGHLGYEIAPKWLRHTVLFQIINTSVHHNLHHSRFRGNYGLYFRVWDRVMGTEHPDYVKEYDRLQEQRFGRKATGLKKQIPPSPAGEGG, from the coding sequence ATGGAAAAAGCTGCTGACATCATCGCCCATCTCTTTGGCGTATCCGCCATACGGTATTTTCTGCTGGCGGGTATTCCCTTCCTGCTGTGCTATCTCCTTTTTTTCCGGAAACTCACGCGTTTCAAGATACAGGAACGGCTGGCGGGGAAGAAGGATTATATCCGGGAGATATGGCATTCCATGCAAACCACGCTTGTGCTCAGCCTGATCGGTTTTGCCGTGCTGTTCACGCCATTGCGGTCCTATACGCAGGTGTATCGTGATATAAACGCATTCCCGCTGTGGTACATCCCGGTAAGCGTTGTGCTGGCGCTGGTGATCCACGATACTTATTTCTACTGGATGCACCGTACGCTGCATCATCCCGCGCTTTTCAAACGGACACACCTGCTGCACCATCGCTCCACCAATCCCTCACCCTGGGCATCGTATTCGTTCCACCTGCTGGAGGCTGTGGCGGAAGGATTTGTACTGGTGATCATCGCCATGGTGATACCCATACACGGTATTGCGGTGATGTGGTTTACGACGGTGGCCTTCCTGATCAATGTATATGGTCATCTGGGGTACGAGATCGCACCGAAGTGGCTGCGGCATACGGTATTGTTCCAGATCATCAATACATCGGTGCATCACAATCTCCATCACAGCCGGTTCAGGGGGAATTACGGGCTTTATTTCAGGGTTTGGGACAGGGTAATGGGTACGGAACACCCGGATTATGTGAAGGAGTACGACAGGCTGCAGGAGCAGCGGTTCGGGAGGAAGGCAACCGGGCTGAAAAAACAGATCCCCCCTTCCCCGGCAGGTGAGGGCGGTTAA
- a CDS encoding Crp/Fnr family transcriptional regulator, with protein MQLLLDAIRNVQGVNAGDVQFLSSKAARLELAAGEVYIREGSTSRKLAFIEKGIIRTSTVKDNGDEVTMLLRWEGQFVASHDAIIRQRPSRFTYSTLEPVSILEMDYGDLEKIMAEEPRFEPLRTFFLMKMLAESLELVETFVLYSPEERYRRLVREKPDIISRVPGKFIASMLGITPVSLSRIRKRIVSRARH; from the coding sequence ATGCAACTACTACTGGATGCCATCCGTAATGTACAGGGCGTAAACGCCGGAGATGTACAGTTCCTTTCCTCGAAAGCGGCCCGGCTGGAGCTGGCCGCCGGTGAAGTGTACATCCGGGAAGGCTCCACATCCAGGAAACTCGCATTCATCGAGAAAGGCATTATCCGCACCAGCACGGTCAAGGACAATGGCGATGAGGTGACCATGCTGCTGCGCTGGGAAGGGCAATTCGTCGCCTCGCATGATGCCATTATCCGGCAGCGGCCTTCCCGCTTTACCTACAGCACGCTGGAACCTGTTTCCATACTGGAAATGGATTACGGGGACCTTGAAAAGATCATGGCGGAGGAGCCCCGTTTTGAGCCATTAAGAACGTTCTTCCTGATGAAGATGCTGGCGGAGTCCCTGGAACTGGTGGAAACATTTGTGCTGTATTCCCCTGAAGAGCGCTATCGCCGGCTGGTCAGGGAGAAACCGGACATCATCAGCCGTGTGCCGGGAAAATTCATTGCCTCCATGCTGGGCATCACTCCTGTTTCCCTGAGCCGCATCCGCAAACGCATCGTCTCCCGCGCCAGGCATTAA
- a CDS encoding chemotaxis protein CheB — protein MDTQFLVAIGASAGGIEELHTFFDNTPPARVSYVIIQHLSPDYKSRMVEILSRYSQLKVCEAADNMQVEPDRVYMIPSQQYMIIRNRRLHLMDKEKTGMPHKTINTFFNSLARETGYNRVAVVLSGTGDDGSEGIVNISRAGGLVIVQDPATTQYDSMPANAVATGVADYIVAPATMPRIIAQYVNKSLNNNNLPAHSPDEETTAAAIVELIRERLPLDFSDYKPTTILRRIKRRMTYHNFREAGEYHHFLLQHPEEVETLAKSFMISVSSFFRNTEAFDIIANDVLPEIVKQKSDHDEIKVWVVGCATGEEAYTLAILLHEQLEKAGREINVKVFATDIDKAALQFAGKGVYPESIQAEISPERLAQFFTREDESYRVKPHIRKTLIFAQHNVVKDPPYCNMDLISCRNLLIYMNPPLQKKALSMLHFGLARDGFLFLGSSENGGMVLPYLTEIDRKWKIYRNLNTPKSVRFDIFTPSLLPELQAEVLAQAKKPGAAVNKSGLMEEVNLILLEEGRYAGVCIDKENYVVKSFGKAEEFLLQKIFNFDLMELLPQPLGLAFASASREARKNNERVIVSGIPVSVSGHPKAVTMIVRPLGDSDTDNRLLLVLFREDAALSENPVFDQEKYLSAGMLNLEEELKETRGRLQESMEKLAASNENMLSFNEELLSANEEMQSANEEMQSVNEELQTINTDYQLKIRELVVLNDDMDNYFRSDLNGQLFVDNELLLKKFSPAAIKLINLRESDVGRPISHITINIRNNDLERDIRNVIASGNPLSREVEAMNGNWYQMMIMPYIRQANNQQDGAIVSFNDITALKKAQYDLGRTNQSLKRINDDLDNFVHSASHDLLGPLTSIEGLMNLLTEKLDMANPEINMYSGMIRASITKFKENLRELAEIGKIESEMLKEPQLVDMEEMLDEVLFSIQSKIAAANASVIKNMNGTKLYFSRKNLRSILYNLISNAVKFRSPERPLEIHINTRKEDGFLLLDVRDNGIGLESGKVHSIFNMYKRLHPEVEGLGIGLYLVKKIVDASGGKTKVESEDGKGSTFSIFFKEKQEND, from the coding sequence ATGGATACTCAGTTTTTAGTTGCCATCGGGGCCTCCGCCGGAGGTATTGAGGAGTTGCACACTTTTTTCGACAATACGCCGCCTGCCAGGGTATCTTATGTCATCATACAACATCTTTCGCCGGATTATAAAAGCCGGATGGTCGAGATTTTATCCCGGTACAGCCAGTTAAAGGTTTGCGAGGCTGCGGATAATATGCAGGTGGAGCCTGACAGGGTATATATGATACCCAGCCAGCAGTACATGATCATCCGGAACAGGCGCCTGCATCTCATGGACAAGGAGAAAACCGGCATGCCTCACAAGACCATCAATACTTTTTTTAATTCCCTCGCCAGGGAAACCGGTTACAACAGGGTTGCCGTTGTGCTATCCGGCACGGGTGATGACGGTAGTGAGGGTATCGTTAATATCAGCCGGGCAGGAGGACTGGTGATCGTACAGGACCCTGCCACCACGCAATATGACAGTATGCCTGCCAATGCCGTGGCTACCGGTGTGGCGGATTACATCGTTGCTCCCGCCACTATGCCCAGGATCATCGCGCAATACGTCAATAAATCCTTGAACAACAATAACCTGCCTGCACATAGCCCTGATGAGGAAACAACGGCAGCAGCGATTGTAGAACTGATCAGGGAGCGTTTGCCGCTGGACTTTTCAGATTACAAACCTACTACCATTCTCCGCCGCATCAAGCGCCGGATGACCTATCATAATTTCAGGGAGGCCGGAGAATATCATCATTTCCTGCTGCAGCATCCGGAGGAAGTAGAAACACTGGCAAAGAGTTTTATGATCAGCGTATCCTCATTCTTCAGAAATACAGAAGCATTCGATATCATTGCCAATGATGTTTTACCGGAGATCGTCAAACAGAAATCCGATCATGACGAAATCAAGGTATGGGTGGTTGGTTGTGCTACCGGAGAAGAGGCCTATACCCTGGCTATCCTGCTGCATGAGCAACTGGAGAAGGCCGGTCGGGAGATCAATGTGAAGGTGTTCGCTACCGATATAGACAAGGCTGCACTGCAGTTTGCAGGCAAAGGCGTGTACCCGGAAAGCATCCAGGCGGAGATTTCACCCGAAAGACTGGCACAGTTCTTTACCCGGGAAGACGAGAGTTACCGGGTCAAGCCGCACATCCGCAAGACGTTGATCTTTGCGCAGCATAACGTCGTAAAGGACCCGCCATATTGCAATATGGACCTCATCAGCTGCCGGAACCTGCTGATTTACATGAACCCTCCGCTGCAGAAAAAAGCGCTTTCCATGCTGCATTTCGGCCTGGCGCGGGATGGTTTCCTGTTCCTGGGGTCCAGTGAGAACGGCGGGATGGTATTGCCCTACCTGACTGAAATAGACAGGAAATGGAAGATCTACCGGAATCTGAATACACCTAAATCCGTGCGCTTCGACATTTTTACGCCTTCCCTGCTGCCTGAACTGCAGGCGGAAGTGCTGGCACAGGCTAAAAAGCCAGGAGCCGCTGTCAACAAATCCGGTTTAATGGAAGAAGTGAACCTTATCCTGCTGGAAGAAGGCAGGTACGCAGGCGTCTGTATCGATAAGGAAAATTATGTTGTCAAATCTTTCGGCAAGGCAGAGGAGTTCCTGCTGCAAAAGATCTTCAACTTCGATCTGATGGAACTGCTGCCCCAGCCGCTGGGGCTGGCTTTTGCGTCCGCTTCGCGGGAAGCCCGGAAAAATAATGAACGGGTGATCGTTTCCGGTATCCCTGTTTCCGTTTCCGGGCATCCGAAGGCTGTTACTATGATCGTACGCCCCTTGGGTGACAGTGATACGGACAACAGGTTGTTGCTGGTACTCTTCCGGGAGGATGCTGCTTTATCGGAAAACCCGGTATTTGACCAGGAAAAGTACCTCAGCGCGGGCATGCTGAACCTGGAAGAAGAATTGAAGGAAACCCGCGGCCGCCTGCAGGAATCCATGGAAAAACTGGCCGCATCCAATGAAAATATGCTGTCATTCAACGAGGAGCTGCTGTCCGCCAATGAAGAGATGCAGAGCGCCAACGAAGAAATGCAATCTGTCAATGAAGAGCTTCAGACCATTAATACGGACTACCAGCTGAAGATCAGGGAGCTGGTGGTGCTGAACGATGATATGGACAATTACTTCCGGAGTGATCTGAACGGACAGCTGTTCGTAGATAATGAATTGTTGCTGAAAAAGTTCTCACCTGCCGCTATCAAGCTGATCAATCTCCGGGAGTCCGATGTTGGCCGGCCCATTTCGCATATTACCATCAATATCCGGAACAATGATCTGGAGCGCGATATCCGTAACGTGATCGCCAGCGGTAACCCGCTGTCCCGCGAAGTGGAGGCGATGAACGGCAATTGGTACCAGATGATGATCATGCCCTATATCCGCCAGGCCAATAACCAGCAGGATGGCGCAATTGTTTCCTTTAATGACATCACTGCACTGAAGAAGGCACAGTACGATCTGGGTCGCACCAATCAAAGCCTGAAGCGGATCAATGATGATCTGGACAATTTTGTGCATTCGGCCTCACATGATCTGCTTGGCCCGTTGACCAGCATTGAGGGCCTGATGAACCTGCTGACCGAAAAACTGGATATGGCAAATCCGGAGATCAACATGTATTCCGGTATGATCCGGGCTTCGATCACCAAATTCAAGGAGAATCTCAGGGAACTGGCGGAGATCGGCAAGATAGAAAGTGAAATGCTGAAAGAGCCGCAACTGGTAGATATGGAAGAAATGCTGGATGAAGTGCTTTTCAGCATCCAGAGTAAAATAGCTGCCGCCAATGCCTCGGTTATTAAAAACATGAACGGCACCAAACTGTACTTCTCGCGGAAGAACCTGCGCAGCATCCTGTATAATCTCATCAGCAATGCCGTCAAATTCAGATCTCCGGAACGGCCGCTGGAAATTCATATCAATACCCGGAAAGAGGATGGGTTCCTGCTGCTTGATGTGCGGGACAACGGCATCGGGCTGGAAAGCGGGAAAGTCCACAGCATATTCAATATGTACAAACGGCTCCATCCCGAAGTAGAAGGGCTTGGAATCGGTTTATACCTGGTAAAAAAGATCGTGGACGCTTCCGGTGGTAAAACCAAAGTGGAAAGCGAAGATGGCAAGGGGAGCACCTTCAGCATTTTTTTTAAAGAGAAACAGGAGAACGATTAG